A window of the Thalassospira indica genome harbors these coding sequences:
- a CDS encoding DUF2160 family membrane protein, producing the protein MTKQNATQLDTAPLTEEENEKKPTTTQERQGFLPIETNAFDRCFISVVIWVAMSLFWFRFIEPMGASIWISNIIALALAVYIVRKG; encoded by the coding sequence ATGACAAAGCAAAACGCGACGCAGCTCGACACAGCCCCTCTGACCGAGGAAGAAAACGAAAAAAAACCGACCACGACGCAAGAACGCCAGGGCTTCCTGCCGATTGAAACCAACGCCTTTGACAGGTGCTTCATTTCGGTCGTGATCTGGGTGGCGATGTCGCTCTTCTGGTTCCGCTTTATCGAACCGATGGGCGCGTCAATCTGGATTTCGAACATCATCGCCCTTGCTCTTGCCGTCTATATTGTCAGGAAAGGATAA
- a CDS encoding extracellular solute-binding protein, with amino-acid sequence MNFALKVGVSALAMAVASSTAYADDAFWKEAAAPYQDVTLHGVTESTPPSNYIREVLAPQFEELTGIRVDIETTSWDQMYDKAIKDMEAGTGIYDMVFIEQDIVYSYLARDFLTDTTKLLADNPDLKAPTYSEDNFTTFADYFRGEDGDLYGVPMEAFIKIYLYRTDLFNDPEIKAAFKEQTGRDLVPAKTHEEYAEIAQFFTKWGEDHDMDLWGTTAQAHTGHPASWYEFFETIAPTFGVYNWGIDPDNNYAASVSNGGSMNSDEAKEAMKWWLSMRDIAPPESNASTWTEVGTTFGAGRVAQGLVYGENAGWIAADESKSLVVGNVGVALPPMEDGILEEVEGGEGYIGYYDGGAFGIPSTSKNQKAAMLFLQYIGQDEVQPDWAVAAPRVTNKTTYDDPKVQAMNEELGGYYDLLRDKGYLFAGAPAYPFHAQVREATAPILYQILTGDLGADEGLDQMAAKAEAELTDLGYRK; translated from the coding sequence ATGAATTTTGCACTCAAAGTGGGCGTTTCCGCTTTGGCGATGGCCGTTGCATCCAGCACGGCATATGCCGACGATGCGTTCTGGAAAGAAGCTGCTGCGCCGTATCAGGACGTCACCCTTCATGGCGTGACCGAATCCACCCCGCCTTCGAACTACATTCGTGAAGTTCTCGCACCGCAGTTCGAAGAACTGACCGGCATCCGCGTAGATATCGAAACCACGTCCTGGGATCAGATGTATGACAAGGCCATCAAGGACATGGAAGCCGGCACCGGCATCTATGACATGGTCTTCATCGAACAGGACATCGTCTATTCCTATCTGGCACGCGACTTCCTGACCGACACGACCAAGCTTCTGGCTGATAATCCGGATCTTAAGGCGCCGACCTATAGCGAAGACAACTTCACCACCTTTGCTGATTATTTCCGCGGTGAGGACGGTGATCTATACGGCGTTCCGATGGAAGCGTTCATCAAGATCTATCTCTATCGCACCGATCTGTTCAATGATCCGGAAATCAAGGCGGCCTTCAAAGAGCAGACAGGTCGCGATCTTGTCCCGGCCAAGACCCATGAAGAATATGCCGAAATCGCGCAGTTCTTCACCAAATGGGGTGAAGATCACGACATGGATCTGTGGGGCACCACCGCACAGGCCCATACCGGCCATCCGGCATCATGGTACGAGTTCTTTGAAACCATCGCGCCGACCTTTGGTGTCTATAACTGGGGCATTGATCCAGACAACAACTACGCAGCATCCGTTTCCAATGGCGGTTCAATGAACAGCGATGAAGCCAAGGAAGCCATGAAATGGTGGCTCAGCATGCGTGATATCGCGCCGCCTGAAAGCAACGCATCCACCTGGACCGAAGTCGGCACCACATTTGGCGCCGGACGTGTGGCCCAGGGCCTGGTCTATGGCGAAAACGCAGGCTGGATCGCAGCTGACGAGTCGAAATCACTCGTGGTTGGCAATGTTGGCGTCGCCCTTCCGCCAATGGAAGATGGCATTCTTGAAGAAGTCGAAGGGGGCGAAGGCTACATCGGGTATTACGATGGCGGTGCATTTGGCATTCCTTCAACGTCAAAAAACCAGAAAGCCGCGATGCTGTTCCTGCAATATATCGGTCAGGACGAAGTTCAGCCTGACTGGGCAGTTGCAGCACCACGTGTAACCAACAAGACCACTTATGACGACCCCAAGGTTCAGGCAATGAACGAGGAACTTGGCGGTTACTACGACCTGCTGCGTGACAAGGGTTACCTGTTTGCCGGCGCGCCGGCATATCCGTTCCACGCCCAGGTTCGCGAAGCCACGGCTCCGATCCTCTATCAAATCCTGACCGGTGACCTTGGTGCTGACGAAGGTCTTGATCAGATGGCGGCCAAGGCCGAGGCTGAACTGACCGACCTTGGCTATCGCAAATAG
- a CDS encoding SDR family oxidoreductase → MAQSLAGKIAVVTGAASGIGLATTRALLDAGAKVVMVDYNKDALAELTAELGPNAIAQHTNLLDADSCAAMVPEILQKVDQIDILHCNAGSYIGGDLTETDTATIDRMLNLNVNAVMKNVRDVIPHMQERGTGDIIVTASVAGHMPIQWEPVYSGSKWAITCFVQTMRRQLNKHGIRVGQVSPGPVVSALLADWPEENLRKAKENGALLDPEEVSDAVIYMLSRPRTVTIRDMIVLPTNFDI, encoded by the coding sequence ATGGCTCAATCACTTGCGGGCAAGATTGCCGTTGTTACAGGTGCGGCGTCGGGTATCGGCCTTGCCACCACACGTGCACTGCTTGATGCAGGCGCAAAGGTTGTCATGGTCGATTATAACAAGGATGCGCTGGCGGAATTGACAGCAGAGCTCGGCCCCAATGCCATTGCCCAACATACCAATCTGCTTGATGCAGACAGCTGTGCGGCGATGGTTCCGGAAATCCTGCAAAAGGTCGATCAGATCGACATTCTGCATTGCAATGCAGGTTCTTATATCGGTGGTGATTTGACTGAAACTGATACAGCGACCATCGACCGGATGCTGAATTTGAATGTGAATGCGGTGATGAAGAATGTCCGCGATGTCATTCCGCATATGCAGGAACGCGGTACGGGCGATATTATTGTCACCGCCTCGGTTGCAGGCCACATGCCCATTCAATGGGAGCCGGTCTATTCCGGGTCGAAATGGGCAATTACCTGCTTTGTCCAGACCATGCGCCGCCAGCTGAACAAACACGGCATTCGCGTGGGCCAGGTGTCACCAGGGCCTGTTGTGTCAGCACTTCTGGCCGACTGGCCGGAAGAAAATCTGCGCAAGGCGAAGGAAAATGGTGCGCTGCTTGATCCTGAAGAAGTTTCGGATGCCGTGATTTATATGCTCTCACGTCCAAGAACCGTCACCATCCGCGACATGATCGTTCTGCCGACCAATTTTGATATTTAA
- a CDS encoding ABC transporter ATP-binding protein has protein sequence MADVKIENVIKRYANVQVMHGVDVDIKDGEFVVLVGPSGCGKSTLLRMLAGLEEITDGTISIGGRVVNDVIPKDRDIAMVFQSYALYPHKTVYENIGFPLKMAKRPESEIKEKVTNAAEILDLAHLLDRYPKQLSGGQRQRVAMGRAIVRDPQVFLFDEPLSNLDAKLRVTMRVEIKELHQRLGTTIVYVTHDQIEAMTMADKIVVMRDGRVEQIGTPLDLYDYPTNVFVAGFIGSPSMNFVHGKIGATDGKKHFESDNGLILPIPETTAEIGQGVTYGIRPEHIDIGETGIAMKVVVVEPTGSETQVVAKSNGDLIDALVKQRISARPGSELYYVIDPANAHLFDRDTEQRI, from the coding sequence ATGGCCGATGTAAAAATAGAAAACGTAATCAAACGCTACGCCAATGTTCAGGTCATGCATGGGGTGGATGTCGACATCAAGGACGGCGAGTTTGTTGTACTGGTCGGGCCATCGGGCTGCGGCAAATCAACCCTGCTGCGCATGCTGGCCGGACTTGAGGAAATAACCGACGGCACGATTTCGATCGGTGGACGCGTCGTGAATGACGTGATCCCCAAGGATCGCGACATTGCGATGGTGTTCCAAAGCTACGCCCTTTATCCGCACAAGACGGTCTATGAAAATATCGGCTTCCCGCTCAAGATGGCCAAGCGCCCTGAAAGCGAGATCAAGGAAAAGGTGACCAACGCGGCGGAGATCCTTGACCTTGCCCACCTGCTTGACCGCTACCCCAAACAGCTTTCCGGCGGTCAGCGCCAGCGTGTTGCCATGGGCCGCGCGATTGTCCGTGACCCGCAGGTCTTCCTGTTTGATGAGCCACTTTCAAACCTTGATGCCAAACTGCGCGTGACCATGCGCGTCGAGATCAAGGAACTTCATCAGCGCCTTGGCACCACAATCGTTTATGTCACCCACGATCAGATCGAAGCCATGACCATGGCTGACAAGATTGTCGTGATGCGCGATGGCCGGGTTGAGCAGATCGGAACGCCGCTTGATCTTTATGACTATCCGACCAACGTGTTCGTCGCCGGTTTCATCGGATCGCCCTCAATGAACTTTGTGCATGGGAAAATTGGCGCGACCGATGGCAAGAAGCATTTTGAGTCTGATAACGGCTTGATCCTGCCGATCCCCGAAACAACCGCCGAGATTGGCCAAGGTGTTACTTACGGCATCCGTCCGGAGCATATTGATATCGGGGAAACCGGCATTGCGATGAAGGTCGTTGTCGTCGAACCCACCGGGTCGGAAACCCAGGTTGTCGCCAAATCCAATGGTGATCTGATTGACGCCTTGGTCAAACAGCGCATCTCTGCCCGGCCCGGCTCGGAGCTTTACTACGTGATTGATCCTGCCAATGCGCACCTGTTCGATCGTGATACCGAACAACGGATCTAG
- a CDS encoding SDR family oxidoreductase: protein MTDTFSGKKVIITGAGKGIGRASAENMAKRGASVIAMARTQADLDALAADIGAEGIRVDLADSDAARDAMKSAGPADYLINCAGTNVLESVLEMTDAGYETVMGINLRAALICAQEFACARVAAGGGGAIVNVTSIAGHRGFVDHMCYAASKAGLEGATRVMAKELGPHGIRVNAVAPTVTMTELAAAAWSDPAKRDPMMVRHPHGRFAEVEEVARSIVMLLDDEASFVSGAVLPVDGGFLAV, encoded by the coding sequence ATGACAGATACATTTTCAGGGAAGAAAGTCATCATCACCGGGGCCGGTAAGGGCATCGGGCGTGCCAGTGCGGAAAACATGGCCAAACGCGGCGCGTCCGTCATTGCCATGGCACGCACGCAAGCCGACCTTGATGCGCTGGCGGCCGACATCGGCGCAGAGGGCATTCGTGTTGATCTGGCCGATAGCGATGCTGCCCGCGACGCGATGAAATCCGCGGGCCCGGCGGATTATCTGATCAATTGCGCGGGGACCAACGTCCTTGAAAGCGTGCTTGAGATGACTGATGCGGGATATGAAACCGTCATGGGGATCAATCTGCGTGCTGCCCTTATATGCGCGCAGGAGTTTGCCTGCGCACGCGTTGCGGCGGGCGGGGGCGGGGCGATTGTCAATGTCACGTCCATTGCCGGTCATCGCGGCTTTGTCGACCATATGTGTTATGCCGCGTCCAAGGCCGGGCTCGAAGGTGCGACGCGTGTGATGGCCAAGGAACTTGGCCCACATGGCATTCGTGTCAATGCGGTGGCTCCGACCGTGACCATGACGGAACTGGCGGCCGCGGCTTGGTCAGACCCGGCAAAACGCGACCCGATGATGGTGCGTCATCCCCATGGCCGCTTTGCCGAGGTCGAAGAAGTCGCGCGATCTATTGTCATGTTGCTGGATGATGAAGCGTCCTTTGTCAGTGGCGCGGTTCTTCCTGTCGATGGCGGTTTTCTGGCTGTCTGA
- a CDS encoding sugar-binding transcriptional regulator: MPRESLEDGEGFVTEVCWRYYVNGQTQAEVARDMGVTRLRVNQAIQKAKSLGLVKIQIESPFVTRLEVQQRLELAGIGKALVVPVDHKNYDNHAPVGAALAHYLSATLKSEPWKRIGVSWGVTLQRAMERLPLHSVPDLEILALMGGTSAGSSFNAFSIASGFAERFDANYSHLVAPIYLPDDVDKDVFLSQEIYASHIKRCLSADAVLLVVGDVSDLSFMVKYGLPGDVTMQELRDAGAVGDVLGRFLDAEGNEIDHPLNARTVGVNLNALADIPNKILTAAGRHKVPIIRAAIRRGLVDTLVTDDLTAELLLETMR, translated from the coding sequence ATGCCAAGAGAGTCGCTTGAGGACGGGGAAGGGTTCGTCACCGAAGTTTGTTGGCGTTACTATGTGAATGGCCAAACACAGGCGGAAGTTGCCCGCGACATGGGGGTGACTCGTCTTCGCGTCAATCAGGCGATTCAGAAGGCAAAATCGCTTGGTCTTGTGAAAATCCAGATCGAATCGCCGTTTGTGACGCGTCTGGAAGTACAACAACGTCTTGAACTGGCTGGCATAGGCAAAGCGCTGGTGGTGCCGGTTGACCACAAAAATTACGACAACCATGCGCCGGTTGGCGCGGCATTGGCACATTATCTTTCTGCCACGCTCAAGAGCGAACCATGGAAACGCATTGGCGTATCCTGGGGCGTTACCTTGCAACGCGCCATGGAACGTTTGCCGCTGCATTCCGTACCAGATCTTGAAATTCTGGCGCTGATGGGGGGGACATCGGCCGGGTCATCCTTTAACGCCTTTAGCATAGCCTCGGGTTTTGCTGAACGGTTTGATGCCAATTACTCTCATTTGGTGGCCCCGATCTATTTGCCCGATGACGTTGATAAGGATGTCTTCCTCAGTCAGGAAATCTATGCATCCCATATCAAACGCTGCCTATCGGCAGACGCTGTCTTGCTGGTTGTTGGCGATGTGTCCGACCTGTCGTTCATGGTCAAATACGGACTGCCCGGCGACGTGACCATGCAGGAATTGCGTGATGCCGGCGCGGTCGGTGATGTGCTTGGTCGTTTCCTCGATGCCGAGGGTAACGAGATTGATCATCCACTTAATGCACGCACCGTCGGGGTGAACCTGAATGCGCTGGCTGATATCCCCAACAAGATCCTGACCGCCGCAGGCAGGCACAAGGTTCCGATCATCAGGGCTGCGATCAGGCGGGGACTGGTCGACACACTTGTGACCGATGACCTGACGGCGGAGCTTTTACTCGAAACCATGAGATAA
- a CDS encoding carbohydrate ABC transporter permease → MKKRNPLLTTLFWVLISLMTLFPIYWLFVISVKPAVQLFSTPDLIVNNPYWGNYTEVLGNRLLRSYMINSLVISTGNAVLCTVLGFFTCYALSRFQFRGKESIFFWTITNRMAPPAVFLLPLFLLMTQVYRIGDFTLLDTRIGMILVYCTFNLPFAIWTLRPTIDAIPRELDEAAYVDGASPWKVITEIVFPLCRPGLAVTLILTWVFAWNEYLLAATLTNFEARTLTTGLSEYVTTTGTEWGIMATISVFTLIPALIVFGLVQKHIVAGLTFGAVKG, encoded by the coding sequence ATGAAAAAGCGTAATCCGCTCCTTACGACACTCTTCTGGGTTCTGATCAGCCTAATGACCCTGTTCCCGATCTACTGGTTGTTTGTCATTTCCGTCAAACCGGCCGTGCAACTTTTCAGCACGCCTGACCTGATCGTGAACAACCCATATTGGGGCAACTACACCGAGGTACTCGGCAACCGCCTGCTTCGAAGCTACATGATCAATTCGCTGGTGATTTCAACGGGCAATGCCGTTCTGTGCACCGTGCTTGGCTTCTTTACCTGTTACGCACTTTCGCGCTTTCAGTTCCGGGGCAAGGAATCGATCTTTTTCTGGACGATTACCAACCGCATGGCGCCACCGGCGGTCTTCCTGTTGCCCTTGTTCCTGCTAATGACACAGGTCTATCGCATTGGTGACTTCACGTTGCTGGATACCCGCATTGGCATGATTTTGGTCTATTGCACCTTTAACCTGCCGTTTGCGATCTGGACGCTCCGCCCAACGATTGACGCCATCCCGCGCGAACTCGATGAGGCCGCCTATGTCGATGGCGCAAGCCCGTGGAAAGTCATTACTGAAATCGTCTTCCCGCTGTGTCGCCCCGGTCTGGCTGTAACCCTTATCCTGACCTGGGTCTTTGCCTGGAATGAATATCTTCTGGCGGCAACGCTGACCAACTTTGAAGCCCGGACACTCACCACCGGCCTTTCGGAATATGTCACCACCACCGGGACGGAGTGGGGAATTATGGCGACCATCTCGGTCTTTACCCTGATCCCGGCGCTCATCGTGTTCGGTCTGGTGCAAAAACACATTGTCGCAGGCCTGACCTTTGGCGCGGTGAAAGGATAA
- a CDS encoding NAD(P)-dependent alcohol dehydrogenase codes for MKSLVLEKKDDITLRDFPAIDREEEVLGSRDIRIKMHTVGICGSDVHYYTHGRIGPFVVKEPMILGHEASGTVIETGSEVTTLSVGDRVCMEPGVPDPNSKATRLGMYNVDPAVRFWATPPVHGILRPTCVHPEAFTFKLPDNVSFAEAAMVEPLAVGVHAATKAKIKPGDIALVIGAGPIGLVTALSALAGGCARVYVADLAEKKLEIAASLSPAITPINVKSQDITEIVKRDTDGWGVDVVFEATGSPKAAAGVFEPLCPGGCVVMIGGQPDPISYDAGAAMIREARVENIFRYAHVFPRCVAMLSSGAIDVKPLITRTFAFEDSVRAFDIAASAPPADVKLQIELPQ; via the coding sequence TTGAAATCCCTGGTTCTTGAAAAAAAGGATGACATCACCCTGCGTGACTTTCCTGCCATTGACCGCGAGGAAGAGGTCCTTGGTTCGCGCGATATTCGCATCAAGATGCATACTGTCGGCATTTGCGGCTCTGATGTGCATTACTACACACACGGTCGTATCGGTCCATTTGTCGTCAAGGAACCGATGATCCTCGGTCACGAGGCATCGGGCACCGTTATTGAGACGGGGAGCGAGGTCACAACCCTTTCCGTCGGGGACCGCGTCTGCATGGAACCGGGCGTACCCGACCCCAACAGCAAAGCCACCCGTCTTGGCATGTATAATGTTGATCCTGCGGTCCGGTTCTGGGCCACCCCGCCGGTACATGGCATTTTGCGTCCGACCTGCGTGCACCCCGAAGCCTTTACCTTCAAGCTGCCCGACAATGTCTCCTTTGCCGAGGCTGCCATGGTTGAACCATTGGCGGTTGGTGTCCATGCCGCGACCAAGGCCAAGATAAAACCCGGTGATATTGCCCTTGTTATTGGTGCTGGCCCAATTGGGCTTGTTACCGCGCTTTCTGCCCTTGCTGGCGGATGTGCGCGCGTCTATGTCGCCGACCTTGCGGAAAAGAAACTTGAAATTGCCGCATCGCTCAGCCCGGCCATCACCCCGATTAACGTCAAATCCCAGGACATCACCGAAATCGTCAAACGCGATACGGATGGCTGGGGTGTTGATGTTGTCTTTGAAGCCACAGGCTCGCCAAAGGCAGCCGCTGGCGTGTTTGAACCACTGTGTCCGGGTGGATGTGTTGTCATGATTGGCGGCCAGCCTGACCCGATCAGTTATGACGCCGGGGCGGCGATGATCCGCGAAGCCCGGGTCGAAAACATTTTCCGTTATGCCCACGTCTTTCCGCGCTGCGTTGCCATGCTGAGCTCAGGCGCGATCGACGTCAAACCACTTATCACCAGAACATTCGCATTCGAAGACAGCGTGCGCGCATTCGATATCGCAGCCTCCGCGCCACCCGCGGACGTCAAATTGCAGATCGAACTGCCGCAATAG
- a CDS encoding DUF2478 domain-containing protein: protein MKIAYTMAAGRGDTDLLLSRVARCLLDKGLRVCGTVQINSEREMDDPCDMDVKVLPDGPVIRISQALGKHSRGCRLDTSALEDAVGFVTQELQKGADVLIINKFGKHEAEGRGFRDVIADALVKDITVLVGLNQLNLEAFKEFAGGLEIALPPKENDLFDWLEENCALAQPA, encoded by the coding sequence ATGAAAATCGCATACACGATGGCAGCGGGTAGAGGCGACACAGACTTGCTTTTGTCGCGCGTTGCCCGGTGCCTCTTGGACAAGGGCTTGCGCGTTTGCGGAACAGTCCAGATCAATTCAGAACGGGAAATGGACGATCCGTGCGATATGGATGTCAAGGTACTGCCGGATGGTCCGGTTATTCGCATTTCTCAGGCACTGGGCAAACATTCACGCGGCTGCCGCCTCGATACAAGTGCACTGGAAGATGCCGTTGGCTTCGTCACCCAGGAGCTTCAAAAAGGTGCTGATGTTCTCATTATCAACAAATTCGGCAAGCACGAGGCCGAAGGGCGCGGTTTTCGGGATGTCATTGCCGATGCTTTGGTAAAAGACATCACGGTATTGGTCGGCCTGAACCAACTAAACCTCGAAGCATTCAAGGAATTTGCCGGAGGTCTGGAAATCGCCTTGCCTCCAAAAGAAAACGATCTTTTTGATTGGCTTGAGGAGAATTGTGCGTTGGCCCAGCCAGCCTAG
- a CDS encoding carbonic anhydrase, whose product MLENLLERNKVWSRSRQDEEPGYFSRLASHQAPEFFWIGCSDSRVPANVVAGLDPGEVFVHRNVANVVHSSDLNLLSALEFAVETLKIREIIVCGHYGCGGVKAATEDLPHGLADHWLEPIRRQARYHARALDQHSDIEVRRDRLAELNVIEGVSRVAETPIMRRAWRAGAEIKIHGLIYSLKDGLLRDLGCTIRRSDFPNSEEQAS is encoded by the coding sequence ATGCTTGAAAACCTTTTGGAACGAAACAAGGTCTGGTCGCGATCACGGCAAGACGAAGAGCCGGGATATTTTTCCAGACTGGCAAGCCATCAGGCGCCAGAGTTTTTCTGGATCGGATGTTCAGACAGCCGGGTACCGGCCAACGTTGTTGCCGGGCTTGATCCCGGAGAAGTTTTTGTTCACCGCAACGTTGCAAACGTGGTGCATTCATCAGACCTGAACCTTCTGTCTGCGCTGGAGTTTGCCGTCGAAACCCTGAAGATCCGCGAGATTATTGTTTGCGGTCACTACGGGTGTGGTGGGGTGAAAGCCGCGACGGAGGACCTTCCCCATGGCTTGGCCGATCACTGGCTTGAACCAATCCGTCGTCAAGCCCGCTATCATGCCCGTGCACTTGACCAGCACAGTGACATCGAGGTGCGGCGTGACAGGCTCGCGGAGCTCAATGTGATTGAGGGTGTTAGCCGGGTGGCCGAAACCCCGATCATGCGGCGTGCCTGGCGCGCTGGCGCAGAAATCAAAATTCATGGCCTGATTTATAGCCTGAAAGACGGCCTTCTGCGTGACCTTGGATGCACGATCCGTCGATCGGATTTTCCCAATTCCGAGGAACAGGCTTCCTGA
- a CDS encoding carbohydrate ABC transporter permease codes for MQSNKLGWILLAPTLVILFFFGVLPFLYVVFVSFHQWNPFAASPEMIFNGAENFRRIVFDEAFLNSLGVTVMFVVFAVLSELVIGYLLAQAFMKEFPGKSIFRTIHTLPLIMAPIIVGSVWKLMTTPSIGIIPHYLDEWFGISMNIGTSAPAAFMTIVIMDIWHWTPLVTLTLIAALVSLPRDPFEQAQIDGANKGQIFWHITLPMITPALVATIFIRLMDALRTVDEVWMLTGGGPGSSTRFLGVHIFKEVFPKTNYGYGSTISVIVLYLTIVVCWLLYVSMLAPRKNRKG; via the coding sequence ATGCAATCCAACAAACTCGGTTGGATCCTCCTGGCCCCGACGCTGGTGATCCTTTTCTTCTTCGGTGTTTTGCCGTTTCTCTATGTCGTTTTTGTCTCGTTCCATCAATGGAACCCGTTTGCGGCATCACCCGAGATGATCTTTAACGGGGCGGAGAATTTTCGCCGCATTGTCTTTGACGAAGCCTTCCTCAATTCGTTGGGGGTCACCGTCATGTTCGTGGTCTTTGCTGTGCTGTCCGAACTTGTTATCGGATACTTGCTTGCTCAGGCCTTCATGAAGGAATTCCCCGGAAAATCGATTTTCCGCACCATTCATACCCTGCCTCTTATCATGGCGCCCATCATTGTCGGTTCGGTCTGGAAACTGATGACCACGCCGTCGATCGGGATCATTCCGCATTACCTTGATGAATGGTTTGGTATTTCCATGAATATCGGCACGTCGGCACCAGCGGCCTTCATGACGATTGTCATCATGGATATCTGGCACTGGACGCCGCTTGTTACCCTGACACTGATCGCAGCCCTCGTGTCGCTGCCGCGTGATCCGTTCGAACAGGCGCAGATTGATGGCGCCAACAAGGGGCAGATTTTCTGGCACATCACGTTGCCGATGATCACGCCGGCCCTTGTCGCGACCATTTTCATCCGCCTGATGGATGCCCTGCGTACCGTTGACGAGGTCTGGATGCTGACCGGTGGCGGACCTGGTTCGTCGACCCGTTTCCTTGGCGTGCACATCTTCAAGGAAGTCTTCCCCAAAACCAATTACGGCTACGGGTCGACCATTTCCGTGATCGTGCTTTACCTGACCATCGTGGTCTGCTGGTTGCTCTATGTCAGCATGCTGGCCCCGCGCAAGAACCGGAAGGGATAA
- a CDS encoding HAD family hydrolase, with amino-acid sequence MDVPAAVIFDLDGCLVDSEPLSLEVIATEMNFLGIDDVTINYVRDRFLGVSIQDICKHVSERLGKACPDDFTKRVEDRLLGEYKTRLRQIPDAENLLRRLTEAGVKTALATGSSLRRMGATLDISGLVTHFAGTAFSADQVENGKPAPDLFLLAAEGITAPPENCVVIEDSPHGVKGARAAGMTALGFVGGTHLNDIRSDQAQRLRDAGATQIFESLQEIGDEILNNLK; translated from the coding sequence ATGGATGTACCTGCCGCGGTTATTTTTGACCTTGATGGTTGCCTGGTCGACAGCGAACCATTGTCACTGGAAGTCATTGCCACCGAGATGAATTTTCTTGGTATTGATGATGTCACCATCAATTATGTGCGTGACCGTTTTCTCGGTGTGTCGATTCAGGACATCTGCAAGCATGTCTCTGAACGGCTTGGCAAAGCCTGCCCGGATGATTTCACCAAGCGGGTCGAAGACCGCCTGCTTGGTGAATATAAAACACGGCTGCGGCAAATTCCTGATGCCGAGAACCTGTTGCGCCGACTGACAGAGGCCGGTGTCAAAACTGCGTTGGCCACTGGTAGTTCGCTGCGCCGCATGGGGGCGACACTCGACATTTCCGGGCTTGTGACGCATTTTGCGGGTACGGCCTTCAGTGCCGATCAGGTCGAAAATGGCAAACCTGCCCCTGACCTGTTTCTGTTGGCGGCTGAGGGCATAACTGCACCGCCGGAAAACTGCGTGGTGATCGAAGATTCTCCGCATGGTGTCAAAGGTGCGCGCGCAGCAGGCATGACGGCATTGGGCTTTGTTGGTGGCACGCATCTGAACGATATTCGCAGCGATCAGGCGCAAAGGCTTCGTGATGCAGGTGCGACGCAAATCTTTGAAAGTCTTCAGGAGATCGGAGACGAAATTCTGAACAATCTTAAATGA